Part of the Longimicrobiaceae bacterium genome is shown below.
GGCTATCTCGTTCCCCCGAAACGCATTACAGTGAACCTAGCGCCCGCGGATCGCCCCAAATCGGGGAGCGCGTTCGACCTGCCCGTCGCGCTCGGCATTCTAGCGAGCACGGGGCAGATGGACAGCATCGAGCGGCTGGACAGGTTCGCGCTGGTGGGGGAGCTGGGTCTGGACGGCGGATTGCGGCCGGTGCGCGGGGCGCTGCCCATCGCCATCGCGGCGCGGGATGCGAAGCTGACCGGAATCGTGCTCCCACAGGAGAACGTGGCGGAGGCGGCGGTGGTGGACGGGCTGGAGGTGCGCGGGGCGACGAACTTCGAGCAGGTGGTGAAGTTCATGGAAGGCTCGGCCGACCTGCCCGTCGCGCACGTGGACCGCGACGCGCTGTTCCGCACGTCGTGCGAGCACGATGCGGACTTCGCCGACGTGAAGGGCCAGGAGCACGTGAAGCGCGCGCTGGAGGTCGCCGCCGCGGGCAGCCACAACATCCTGATGGTCGGCCCGCCCGGCTCCGGCAAGACGATGCTGGCGCAGCGCATCCCCGGCATCCTCCCGCCGCTCACGTTCGAGGAGGCGCTGGAGACCACGAAGATCCACTCCGTGGCCGGGCTGCTGAACGGCGGGCGGTCGCTCATCAGCACGCGGCCGTTCCGGAACCCGCACACCACCATCTCCGACGCGGGGCTCATCGGTGGCGGGTCGAATCCGCGGCCGGGCGAGGCGTCGCTGGCGCACAACGGCGTGCTCTTCCTCGACGAGCTTCCGGAGTTCCGCCGCAACGTGCTGGAACAGCTCCGCCAGCCGCTGGAAGATGCGCGGATCACGCTCTCCCGCGCGGCCATCTCGCTGACGTACCCGTCGAGGTTCATGCTCATCGCAGCGATGAATCCGTGCCCCTGCGGCTATCACGGCGACAGCCAGCGCAAGTGCTCGTGCGCGCCGCCGGCCGTGCAGCGCTACCTCTCGCGCGTGTCCGGGCCGCTGCTGGACCGGTTGGACCTGCACGTCGAGGTGCCGGCGGTGCGCTACCGCGACCTGGCGGACCGGCGCCTGGGCGAGCCCTCGGCCGCGATCCGCGAGCGGGTGACGCGCGCACGCGAGATCCAGCGCGAGCGGTTCGCGTCGCGCACGGACATCCACGCCAACGCGCACATGGGCGCCCGCGACCTGCGCGAGTTCTGCCGCG
Proteins encoded:
- a CDS encoding YifB family Mg chelatase-like AAA ATPase; translation: MLARALSAAVLGIDAYLVTVEADVASGLPAFATVGLPQGAVKEGKERVISAVQNSGYLVPPKRITVNLAPADRPKSGSAFDLPVALGILASTGQMDSIERLDRFALVGELGLDGGLRPVRGALPIAIAARDAKLTGIVLPQENVAEAAVVDGLEVRGATNFEQVVKFMEGSADLPVAHVDRDALFRTSCEHDADFADVKGQEHVKRALEVAAAGSHNILMVGPPGSGKTMLAQRIPGILPPLTFEEALETTKIHSVAGLLNGGRSLISTRPFRNPHTTISDAGLIGGGSNPRPGEASLAHNGVLFLDELPEFRRNVLEQLRQPLEDARITLSRAAISLTYPSRFMLIAAMNPCPCGYHGDSQRKCSCAPPAVQRYLSRVSGPLLDRLDLHVEVPAVRYRDLADRRLGEPSAAIRERVTRAREIQRERFASRTDIHANAHMGARDLREFCRVGEGGDALLRTAISRLGLSARAYHRVLKIARTIADLACAAEIETSHVSEAVQYRSLDRVLVA